CAGAAGGCCTCGATCTAAGCCTGATCCAGAAATGGAGGCTCTATCAAGGGACAAAGTGTATCCCATAATTCTGACTAAAGGAGAAGATATTTTTGAAGATGCAAAGCAAGAAAGTACCTGCAATAATATTATTAAAATAGGTAAGCAAAGCTATACGCTGATATAAATTGTAAGAACAGATTTCAATCACTTCTTACAAAAGAAAACATGGATAAGAGTGCTATTGCAGCACAATAATTTGTATGCTAATCTGTCTTGCTTAACATATGCTCTTTCACCAAATCTTGTGAATCTACATGTCCTTTGAGTACGTAAGCACATTTCAGAAATTTGTTCAATGCTAATTGATTCAGCAGATTGGTTCAAAATGTTCAAAGAAGAGTGCTTATTcttataagaatggccagactaggtcagaccaaaggtccatgtagcccagtattctgtcttctgacagtggccaatcccaggtgcCTAAAAAGGCAAAGAACAGAACATGTAATcaacagggcatgtctacacagaaggacaaaagtcgaattaagatatgtaacttcagctacatcaattgcatagcttaagtagaaatagcttaattcggcttttggcatgGTCTACGCaataggaagttgaaggaagaacactcttcctttgacttccattactcttcatgaaataaaggttaccatgagtcagagtaagaagtcctccagctcaacagtgTTTTGAAATAAAGATTTGTAATGTAGATGTGTACTAtgtaattttggaataacatcagttattccaaattaacactgctgtgtagatagcccAAGtaatcccttccctgtcaccaattcccagcttctgacagaggcttgagacaccattcctacctatcctggctaatagccattgatggacctgtcctcatgaatttacctagttttttttttttttaattctgttattgtcctggttttcacaatgttctctggcaaggagttccacaagttgactgacTGTGTGTTAGAAATATGAAAGTGTAACCTTGTACACAGTTAAcccatgagcctgggctcatgAGTTAatgttcatggttacatgcagcctTTCCTTCTACCCCCACACTACTCCCTCTTTATCAAAGGTGGacgggcaggcaggagctggcatgTGCAGGGAGCCGGCTTTAAGCTGACCTCCCCACAaccaattatttaattaaatgcattttaacatccctactgtgcatgtgtgaagaaaaatttcctttttgtttgttttaaactttctgcctcttaatttcttttggtgatccctagttcttgtgttatgggaacaagtaaataacttttccttatgtaCTGCTCCATGttgatcatgattttatagacctctatcatatccctccttttctaagatgaaaagtcccagttttattaatctctcctcatatggtagcCATtgcaaacctctaatcatttttgttgcccttttctgaactttttcctgtGTTGAGATAtactttttgagatgaggcaaccatgtCTGCATGCAATATTTGAGATATGGGCTAGGAATGATAAATAGTGATTAGTAAgcaattgagtagttgatggaatttccaatgCCTACTCGATTAGTCCATAAAGAGGttcgctgcggctctgctttttaaatgtagtaagagccgccaggctcttattacatttaaaaggcagagccgcagcagaccGGGACCAGGATGAGCCAGGACAACTGAGTCCCAACTCCCACCCAATCCCAGAGgctgtacttctgctttttaaatgcagtaagagccgggagctaaccctgctacagctctgccttttaaatgtattaagagctgatagaggcagcacaagtgtgggagggagaagtgactagttgaatcactactcgactacccgataagcatatgcttatcgggtagtcaactagttgcttacatccctatttccaagcagtccagctatagttacctcttggaccagatcttgCACTCCAtttaagactaaatcaagaattgcctctccttgAGTGTTTCAgagccagctgctccaagaagcagtcatttaaggtttcaagaaactttatctctccTTCCCAtcttgaggtgacatgtacccagtcaatatgaggatagTTGAAATTATGGATATAAAAGTCCATTTAAtccgttaaccagttaaacattatgtttaactgatttGCTGCTCATATGGTCAGAGGgcttggccaggctggagtgcccctttCCACCCATGGCATGGTGCTATGGGCAGCAGGCCcacctgggctggagtggcccaggttaaccattgacatccttagttgaaatcccctattattttttaatttatttttattgtctCTCATCTCCTTCAGCATTTCAGTCACTATCATTAATCCTGGTTaagtggtcagtaatatatccttACTGCTATATTCATGTTATTAGACCATggaatgtagtaagagccgccagGTTTTGTACCCTGGAATTACTGTGTCCCaatgattatcctcattccaacaaatttctgtgatgcctaCCATATCAGTATCCTCATTCAATATGAAgcactctagtttacccatcttattatttagccTTCTAGCATTTGTACATAAGCACTTAAAAATTTatcactatttagctgtctgccattatcCCATGTGATCAAATGGGactcatttgattgtttctcatctgatcttacccatatcTTATCAACTTACATCTAGGGATTtaaattaaccagttaactggaaccggtAAGCCTCGCTTGTTCACTggtagggactggagcagctccctgactactctgtgccaaaacagagcagtactctgttttatctcttttctgtaagtttTATAGAGAAGAAGTGTCTTTCAGCATtcgctcagttatgtcaattttgaggttTGTACTTgacttggtgattctgtctctctcttagttttatgagaagcaatcccattccaggcacatcctgttttcctgacacaaccaaacccttacattgctttaagttataagaggaaactATATGCTGAAtttgggagggaatgtggggtctgggagggagtttggatgaaggaggtggttgtgacctgggacactggactgcaatgtaggagagggtgcagggatttgggtagGGCAGGAGAGAGTTGTGATGTggggtagggaattggggtgcaggaggaggtacaggggtttgggttatgacctaaggcaaggaattggggtgcaggatctggaatgGGAAATGGGttcaagagggggacagagggtttcgGTTGTGGGATAGGGtggcaggagttgggggagaggctggtgtgcctggaggcaggctctgaccagaagacttacctggctgactcccagccagcagcccagcacatttctcaagtagtctccctgcttgcctccctcccccgcatagACTGCTGTGGCCAGGTGTATCTGTGATTCAGAGCctgagaggagaggggagcagtGGTTTGCacgctgcctgttcttcaaacaggcagctcccattggtcagaaaccgaccaatgggattgtgtttggggtgggggcagcgcatgaagcctctcctgcctcccccaggctcacagctgtAAAAGAGAAATTGCccaacagctgcttttctgagcagcaggcagcagtggtggagaaggggggcagggagcctgccctgaggctccctgctgtgtctgggagcctgatctggtggcttggctgccaaaggccatattttgcccagtcctgACCCAGCTGAGGAGGagttgaggaggagttcttgaacagacacacactCTAAAATATGTAGATGATGATTTGTTCAggtgaagagctctgtgtaagatgGAAAACTTGTGTTTTtctcacaaacagaagttggtccaataaaaggtattaattCACtctccttgtctctctaatatcctgggaccaacatggctacaatggCAGTGCTTCTTTTACTCTATTTGAAACTCCTTCATAAGGAAGGGAGTTGATTTATACGGAGAATTAGAATTGATCTGATAGTGTCCAGGGATCCAAAATTCCAGGAAAGCTTTTCCTGCTAGACTATACCAGTTAAGTTGTTATTGAACAAAAGCTGTTAACATTTGGCTCTTCAGTGGCATATATGTGATCACAGTTCACTTGTTGGAGGGTAGTTTTCCAACTCTTAAGCCACCATCATAGCTGGCACTACCTTAGCATACTTATGACAGTCTGAGTCAGCAAAAAAACTTTTGTCCCTAGAGTTTGTCCTTTTTGTCATAATTGAGGCAGGTTGATAATTAGAAAAGAAGGTTATGCTATCGCTACCTGTAGTCCACTTGTTATAGCTTAATGGAAGATCTCTAGTAAATgttctaaaataaaaatagccactTATAAATGCTTATCCATTGTTCTGATGCTATAAACAAAACAGCTCCATGAGTATGTTCAGAATCTGCATGTAAAGCATTATACaccctagtctcctcttttttacaTGTGAATCtaaataaaaaaatttaaaatttccTAATTCAATTTGAACAGTTTTCAGAtgaagtgtttaaaaaaagagtaaACTTAATGTCAAACAAGTAACATAAGTTTcataactaaaaaaaatgtttaaagtaCTTATTTCCTTCTTTTGCTTTCATTCTACCAGAGCACACAATGGCAACACCATTGGAAGACGTTGGTAAACAAGTATGTATCTTCTTCCTAATATGCTGCACTTTGTGAGCGGAGCATCACAGCCATAACTGTCTATGCCTTCTGTTGTCTCCTGAAGGTCTGGCGAGGAGCCTTTCTTCTTGCAGATTACATCTTGTTCAAAAGGGACATGTTCAGATATTGCACAGTATTAGAACTTGGAGGAGGCACTGGAATTACAAGCATTGTCATGGCAATGATTGCTAAGACTGTATACTGCACAGGTACTTTGATGCAATTATTTTTAACTAGCAGAAATCCCTGGCGTCGCCCGGGATACATATAGTAAAAGGTGTAATGAATGAACTgcatcaatgacattaacatagcatattttattggaaatacttttctcttatatatgactaagaaattaacatagcaagtgatgtgcttacaaaacatATTTACATGTAACTCATTTCTTGCTATCAAAAGGTGTGGTGAATGAACTACGTAAATTATGTTACATAGATATTGGAAGATAGCTGGAAGATAGCTGTTTCTTCTCCCCTACCCCAGCCATGCATTGCACTCGGCTCCAAGCCCTCTACCTCCGCAGCATGCCTGACCAAAGAGTTCCAGTGTATAGATGTGCAATTTGTACAAGTTGTCTGTGTGAAAATGTTTGACAGTCTTAGTTTGGGTCTTTATGAACAAGTGTCTAGATCGTAAAATGCTTATCACTGCTGGCCTTAATATTGGATTTTATTTGCAGTGTCAGCAGATAGCACAATTACTATGTATAGACTCTGGTGACTGACCTATTTTCTCACACCAAGAAGGGGTCAATCACATGGATCAGGGTTTCAACACATTCAGAATATAATATTGCTTTCAATACCATTATTTCCAGATGTTGGTGAAGATCTATTGGCTATGTGTGAGCAAAATGTAATATTAAACAAACATCTTATTGAGCCAGCAGGTAAGAACCAGATGTTTCTCAACTGCAAGTTTGGGCCTTTGTCAGTAGAACTGTTCCTAGAATGTACAGTAGGGGCCATATAAATTGATGTCACTTTACAAATGTTTACAAACAATTGAACTTCTTTAAATTTGTTTCTATATTTCCAAGATATGAAAATTGTCTATGGAGCCCCTTCTGAGCACAGGACAAGACTCTTTTTAGAGTTCAGCTATCTTCCAATCAGATATAGGCAACCATGGTTGTTGCATAGATACTGTGTAATACGGAATCTTTCAGGAGTCACCTGGAATAACTGGGATTCAGGAATATCTTTGGGCCAAAGTCAGCAGTGATGTAAATTGAGTGTTAATGGTGAAATGGTATAATTGTTTCACATTGGTACATACAAAACCAGTGCCAAAGGGATGGGAGGGAGCTAGCTTGTAGGTAAAACAATTAACAGAAGGCCAGAAGCTAAAGCAGGCTCCTTCTTCTGTACTTCTCTCATCATTTCCTCCCCCATGTATAGCTATCAGATTTGTGTCAATTTTATTTACCATTTTTCCACTTACGGCACCATTTCTCTGCTGATTTTTGGCCCTTGATCTCCACTAAGCTGCCATTTGAAGGGTAGATACAACTAATTTGCCCAtaagatgtgggtttttttttttttttctgtgtgcgcACGCAGGAGGTGAAGTTAAGGTAAAAGAGCTGGATTGGCTGAAAGATGGATTCTGTACTGGTAAGTAGTTGTGATGGATTTAATTCCAATTGTTTTCTATGATAATTTTGAATTGTTGAACATACTAAACTGCAATTAATAACTCTTCAGTTACAGCGGGTTCTAGTAAAAGTCACTTTTCAGAAACCATTCTGACTTATTAAAATTAATGATAGTTTCCATGAGCAAGAGTACTGAATTATAAACCAATAAGTGTCACAGTTCAGGTGCTAATTGCACCTCTGCTTCTTCCATGGTATCCTCATGGTCAAGGCTCAACAAACCACTgattctactcgcccgtggcgagtagatttcagccagtcgctccgTGCGTCCCATTCACCGATGCTGCGCGCATGCGCAGCaccggtctggcgcatgcgcggtgcgggaCTAGCGAGTAGCTCTCGCCACGGTTTGTCAGGCCCTGCTCATTGGTGCCCCATTAGATGTCAGGCTTCCAGCCATAAATTCTCTATGAGCAGGaactctcctcccactccttcagACTGGGGACTCATGGTTGCACACCAGGCAACCCAATCTGATGAGAATGAGTCCTAATAGAAAGAGGAAAGCATAGAACTTCATTGGAGTGGAGGTTGGGTGCTCTTGAAGGGGATGAGAGTTCATGGAAACAAGCTCACCAATACCCAATCCCAAAAAGTCTTCTATGAATTCtcatttactcctttctccataTTGTGGTTGAGGCCTTTACCCTTAACCTCTTGCTCTGGAGGCAGATACCTTATCCACTGTGCTACTGGAGGGAGCCCACCAACCTCCCTGCAGTCTGGGCCCCCTTGTCCTTCCTTTtttccaagggtgccaggtccacgttggttggggggggggcttgaACCTTCAACCTCTGACTCCGCAGTCAAGTACCTTATCTATTAGTAACACCAATGCCCTAAGTATGATAAGTCTCTAAAATCAtggatgatgtggaaaaagtgaatagggatgttttattaatctcttcACATAATACGATAATTTTAGGTCACCTAACAAAATCagtaggcagcaggcttaaactAAAGAAACAGAAGGACTATATGATACAAtgcacaatcaacttgtggaacttaTTGTCAGGAGAGGTCAtaaaggccaaaaatataactggttTTAGAAAAGAATtacatacattcatggaggcATTGTCCATTAGTGGCCATTAACTGAGATAGGGATATAATGCCATGTTCTGCCAGATgttatagactcatagagctggaaaagccctcagaaggtcatcaagtccagccccctattctaggcaggaccaatcccaactaaatcaacccagcaaggttGAGATTAGACAATGAGATGGATCGCTcaataattgcccttttctgttcattcccttttgaagcatccggcattggccactgtaagaAGACAGGATTCTTGGCTAGACCTTTAATCTGATCCATAATGATCATTAGTATGTTCTTTGTAGACCCTGAAGCTCGCTACAGTTGGTCTGAAGCAGAGATTGCTGATTTGCATGACCACACCACAGTGATACTGGCAGCTGATGGTAAGAGAATGTAATGGAAAACAAGGAATTTGATGAAATTGACATTTGGATGTGCAAGTGTCAAGTACTTAACCTTGGATTtggataacttttttttttaagtagaccATCTCGTCAGCTGATGttaattgatttcaatggagctattATAGTCTTTGCTATCACGGACAAAATCTAGATGAGTTGTTTATTACAAGTAGCAACTTGAATCCTAGAACATCTACTCAGTCTCCCTGCCAACTTGTGTGgttttatattttcatattttcttacATGTTTTTCTCTGTCCAGTTGCTAAGTGAAAGACTCATGCAAGCAATAGCTAACAGACTTACCTCACTATATAGGTAAAACAGTGAAATATTGGTGATGAAATAAATAGATTGATGGGACATGTTTCTCTTATGTTTGAGTTACAATTGTCCTAGGATGTTACTTCTAACACTATGAGGTGCAAAAGTTTCAAGACATGATTGTATTGATATTcttttactacaggcagtccccgggttacgtacaagatagggactgtaggtttgttcttaagttgaatctgtatgtaagttggaactggcgtcagctgctgctgaaactgatcagtttcaaccgcggctgaatctggatgccagttctgatttacatacagattcaacttaagaaacccaggcgtccccaagtcagctgctgctgaaactgatcagcggctgattccaggaagcctggggcagagcaactctgcctcgggcttcctgtagtcagccgctggtcagtttcagcagctgctgacttggggacacctggggcagagcagctggggtgctgctgggttgctccagtagcgcggctcctcggcgctactggagcaacccaggagcaacccagcagcaccccagctgctctgcctcagtcgtcctgattcagccactgctgaaactgaccagcagcagctgaatcaggacgcctggggcagagcagctggggtgctgctgggttggtccggagcggcgctgcgggaccaacccggcagcccccagctgctctaccctaggggtaggcaagaaaagcctggtctgctggggggggcactagctgtaccccccccccagcagaccagggagacgggggtggcgggaccgcccaagtcctccacggctttgctccctctccctggtctgctgacctgggagacgcggagcaaagccttggagcacgcgggcagtgggacagtccaggcgtgccACGGCTGTCcaactgctggcgtgctccgaggctttgctccccgtctccctggtctgctggtcagaccagggagacggagagcaaagccgcggagcacgcctgcagcagcctgcaggtgtgctctgcggctttgctcctgtccccctggtctgctgggagggtccagcaaagtcgctggaccccctcccccagcagaccagggacaccagagcaaacgagcaaagccgcccaggcagcggctttgctctggtgtccctggtctgctgggggggggtccagcgactttgctggacccccccagcagacctgggagaccgggagaagcttttctcaccccggaggacacgggtggcgacccgccgcccgtgagctccagggcgagaaaagccccattcgtaagtgcggatccgacgtaagtcggggactgcctgtatatatgacATTTTAACTTCTCTGAAGCAGTTTTTCTTGTGCTCCATTTACAATTCCTGCAGTTAGTAGTGAACTTACCACACCTCCTCTCTCAGAAAATTATTTAGATGTTATTTTTGAACTTTGTACCTTTCACTGTAGATTTTGGAAAAACAAGAGACTTTTTTCCTTGAAAATCATGTAATTTACTCTTTTTTTATACAGTTTGAACACACTTTCAGCCTTTTCTTTCTGCTAAATATTTTCTAGTATAGCTGTTATGCAATGTTTCATAGTAAGTAATGCCTGAATTTGTCAAACTCATTTTTTAAAGACACTAGGCAGGActtacacagacagacagatcagGAAGCAAAGCTTTTTATACATCATACAATTATGATGCTGAGGATAACCTGGATGGCTTTTTTCCCCGTTTTTGGCATACTATATCTTTTGACTTTAAGAAATTTCTATGAAATTTAACTTTAAGTTGAGTAGAGCTACTACTATTTTGTGCTGGTATGAGATAGAAGGCTTCATGATTTATGTCTGCTCGTTCCTTTAAGATATACTTTAAGATATTTCTTGGTTGGGAGAGAGTCTCCTTATAGATAATGCCTGTTTCCATGCTAATGatttctattgacttcactaCAGGCTGGATTGATGGGCATTGATCATCCAGTGAAGGTCAATTTTTCACATCTAGTATATGCTACTAATGTAATGCCAATTGTATAGCTTAGATTGACCTGTCCCCATAGTGTTGACTTGCCCAAACTGGTGAAGGCTTGACAAAGAGCAATTGTAATTAATACAGGAAAGTCAACTGTTGCCATTAAAAGCCCTTTGTACTTTCTGCTATACTCTCTGGATTTGTCCCAAAGATTGTTGATTAGAAATAATCTGCATAAGTAAGGATGTTTGTATTATGTTTAAGGTTATGTGTGACTAAAACAGTCAACCATTCATCcctatgttgattttttttctattttagttTTTTATGATGATGACTTAACAGATGCTTTATTCAAAATACTGTACAAAATCACTCACAACTTGAAAAACTCTTGTTCGATTTACTTATCAATAGAAAAGAGGTAAGTGCCATCTGGACCTTCCTTTATAAGATCTTGGTTTTGCTTCAAAATTAAATGTTCTGATTCTCATAGTGTTAACTGGTCAGACATTTCAATGAATATTCAGTGCACAGTATGTTCATTAGCCTCCTAGTATTCTAGGTTCTGAACCTACAAAAAACAAGATAAACCATTACAATTATTATGTACTATGTCATGCCATCTTTGGGTAGAGTTATGCAAATAGATGTATGTAGACTATTTGTGGGGTTGAAGTCAATGCCATAATAGtcttttaatataatttattGTACTAAATTACTTTGTTCTTTTTTGAGTAAGAATGAGTGTGACTGCCTATTCCTATGTTAAAATGTGAATAATTAACAGACCTTGTTTGGGTCTCTGTAGATCTGCTTTCTGTGTGGGCATTGATATAATTTTCCATAGAAATACAAATCACAAGACTGAATCCACATGGAGAAAATGGCCCAAAATTGGTGAGAAGGCAGAGTATAGGGATGttaatatttgtttatttttgtaaacatgtcaCTACTTAAATTTTCAGCAGTGACACATTTAcacgcaggggcaggagggatctgGCTCCCCAGAAACACTGGCTCCTGTctgttcccctccctgctgctgcctctgatacagagcagcagtggggggggggggggtagcaggtGGTTTGACAGAACTCAGTATGAGTGGGGAGCTgacttgaaagctggctcccgcTGAGCACTGACTTccgcctcttccctcctctcctgccccctcccccacctctgatacagaggcagtaacaTGGAggtaagggaggggaggagtagcTGAGTGTAACTGAGGGTTAACCAATGAGGCTCGTAGGTGAACCATGTACACGGacacacattcacatccctagaaggTACTTTCTTCCTTTGAAACAAATTTTACCCGGAACTTATCAGTGTTCTGTTTCTGATTAGGATAACACACTTGCTATTAAAAGAACCATTTGACCTCAATGGAAATACATTTATGGTATTTATGTTGAGTTTTTCTCTCTGCTACTGTATTTGAGGAAGTTAACTAGCTATTTAAAACAAGGAATAGTAAAAAATATTATGAGATCAATTTTAAATAGATACTCTATTGACAGACTGAACTTCACTTTAAGACATATGGACATTACATGTGAGGCATACAATCATTTTCGAAATACTTTGAATGATTTGGAGAACTTAGAAGATGGCAAAATGAAATATACCGCTGAGCCCATTAAGCTAGCATTCTCCCAGTTTCTGATTTATGAGCGGATTGAGCAGCTGGTGAGTGGTATTtatcaaattaaatgtaatgccTTAAGAGAATCACTTCAAATTAATTTTCATCTATTTAGTCAATGTAGTAAGTAAAAAATACAAACAattcaacattttatttattttaataaaagctATTTGTTGCCCAAGACCTGTTATTTATATTTGTTTGTATGCTGTTTT
The nucleotide sequence above comes from Pelodiscus sinensis isolate JC-2024 chromosome 16, ASM4963464v1, whole genome shotgun sequence. Encoded proteins:
- the METTL22 gene encoding methyltransferase-like protein 22 isoform X1 gives rise to the protein MASCGSWGCPMAAAEASPQQLCCGRCPQHTMVDVAKKETMNDITFRSNTVLSDIHLHTPSKRHLMVRLNTVGQPVFLSQFQLLLKKNNLESEKKKGKDLSTENIGQQIKGGKELCDNGSNDLDFLSKNGREVSNFKGIETLLDDDGDLEVIRRPRSKPDPEMEALSRDKVYPIILTKGEDIFEDAKQESTCNNIIKIEHTMATPLEDVGKQVWRGAFLLADYILFKRDMFRYCTVLELGGGTGITSIVMAMIAKTVYCTDVGEDLLAMCEQNVILNKHLIEPAGGEVKVKELDWLKDGFCTDPEARYSWSEAEIADLHDHTTVILAADVFYDDDLTDALFKILYKITHNLKNSCSIYLSIEKRLNFTLRHMDITCEAYNHFRNTLNDLENLEDGKMKYTAEPIKLAFSQFLIYERIEQLELWKIIAEPLTLPL
- the METTL22 gene encoding methyltransferase-like protein 22 isoform X2, producing MVDVAKKETMNDITFRSNTVLSDIHLHTPSKRHLMVRLNTVGQPVFLSQFQLLLKKNNLESEKKKGKDLSTENIGQQIKGGKELCDNGSNDLDFLSKNGREVSNFKGIETLLDDDGDLEVIRRPRSKPDPEMEALSRDKVYPIILTKGEDIFEDAKQESTCNNIIKIEHTMATPLEDVGKQVWRGAFLLADYILFKRDMFRYCTVLELGGGTGITSIVMAMIAKTVYCTDVGEDLLAMCEQNVILNKHLIEPAGGEVKVKELDWLKDGFCTDPEARYSWSEAEIADLHDHTTVILAADVFYDDDLTDALFKILYKITHNLKNSCSIYLSIEKRLNFTLRHMDITCEAYNHFRNTLNDLENLEDGKMKYTAEPIKLAFSQFLIYERIEQLELWKIIAEPLTLPL